The Persephonella atlantica genome includes a window with the following:
- a CDS encoding AbrB/MazE/SpoVT family DNA-binding domain-containing protein has translation MITINKWGNSQGIRIPKSYLKKLGLEVGDEVEIRVEDEKLVIIPVKKKRKPKLDINKLFKEKYEKNKEYQWGKAGKEVW, from the coding sequence ATGATTACAATTAACAAATGGGGTAATTCTCAAGGAATAAGAATACCTAAGAGTTATCTGAAAAAATTAGGCTTAGAAGTAGGAGATGAAGTTGAAATAAGAGTTGAAGATGAAAAACTTGTTATTATTCCGGTCAAGAAAAAAAGAAAACCAAAGTTAGATATAAACAAGTTATTCAAAGAAAAGTATGAGAAAAACAAAGAGTATCAGTGGGGGAAAGCAGGTAAAGAAGTATGGTAG